A genomic segment from Paramixta manurensis encodes:
- the aaeB gene encoding p-hydroxybenzoic acid efflux pump subunit AaeB produces the protein MQFDRLRFPIKLTFAIVLALFVGFHFNLETPRWAVMTAAIVAGGTAFVAGGDPWSGALRHRGMLRIIGTFIGCFAAVAIMIATIRAPAVMLLLCCLWAGVCVWLSSLIKVENSYALGLAGYTALIIVVSVNAGNGSPLLAPQFAVERCSEIVIGIVCAILADLLFSPRTIKKEIDREIETLLLDQYKLLQRCVAHDDKEEVDKAWGNLVRRTTALNGMRSHLMMESSRWQKANRRLKALNTLSLTLITQACETFLIQNNRPHYIPPQYRLLFEKEINSLAELHKHLKTLRRVMSAAGSKSTPVTLVSWVGAATHYLLLLKGIHTNSRISRIEADVLSGEVVVKARSAETHHAMINGIRTFVATALGSLFWLYTGWTSGSGCMVMLAVITALAMRVPNPLMMAKDFLYGMTVAIPLGAIWFMFVMPATQQSMLLLSIAMGLMAFVAGIFIQRRQIGTLGAFVGTLNILVLDNPMRFEVNAFLDSALGQVIGCFVALLVILLIRDKSKGRTGRKLLNRFMYAAVSALTTNSARRKENHLPALYQQLFLLLNLFPGDLNKYRLALTLIIAHQRLRSAEIPVNEDLSAWHKQLRHTADRVIASRSDDRRRYYYQRLLSEFETYQQKLLHYNAPMAVAEPVHRLVDVLTRYQNTLIQI, from the coding sequence TGTTCTGGCACTGTTTGTCGGTTTCCATTTTAATCTGGAAACGCCACGTTGGGCGGTAATGACAGCGGCCATTGTGGCTGGAGGTACGGCGTTTGTCGCCGGGGGCGATCCGTGGTCTGGCGCGCTGCGTCATCGCGGTATGCTGCGTATTATCGGTACCTTTATTGGCTGTTTTGCTGCGGTGGCGATCATGATCGCCACCATCCGCGCGCCTGCCGTGATGCTGTTGTTGTGCTGCCTATGGGCTGGCGTGTGTGTGTGGCTCTCTTCGTTAATTAAAGTGGAAAACTCTTACGCTCTCGGCTTGGCTGGTTATACCGCGCTGATTATTGTGGTTAGCGTGAATGCTGGCAACGGCTCGCCCTTGCTGGCGCCGCAATTTGCGGTGGAGCGCTGTAGTGAAATTGTGATTGGGATAGTGTGCGCCATCTTGGCCGATTTACTCTTTTCGCCACGCACAATTAAAAAAGAGATTGATCGCGAGATCGAGACGCTCTTGCTCGATCAATACAAACTTTTGCAGCGTTGTGTCGCGCACGATGACAAAGAAGAGGTGGATAAAGCGTGGGGAAATTTAGTGCGGCGTACCACCGCGCTAAACGGAATGCGCAGCCACCTGATGATGGAGTCATCGCGTTGGCAGAAGGCCAACCGGCGCCTAAAAGCCCTCAACACGCTTTCGCTTACCTTAATTACCCAGGCATGCGAAACCTTTCTGATCCAGAATAACCGACCACATTACATTCCGCCGCAATATCGCCTGTTGTTTGAAAAAGAGATTAATAGCCTGGCGGAACTACACAAACATTTGAAAACGTTACGGCGCGTAATGAGCGCGGCGGGCAGTAAAAGTACGCCGGTGACGTTAGTCAGTTGGGTGGGAGCGGCAACGCATTATTTATTGTTGTTAAAAGGGATTCATACCAACAGTCGTATTAGTCGTATTGAGGCCGATGTGTTGAGCGGTGAGGTGGTGGTAAAGGCGCGTTCAGCAGAGACCCATCACGCGATGATCAACGGTATTCGTACCTTTGTTGCTACCGCGCTGGGCTCTCTGTTCTGGCTCTATACGGGCTGGACATCTGGCAGCGGCTGTATGGTGATGCTGGCGGTGATTACCGCGCTGGCGATGCGGGTGCCAAATCCGTTAATGATGGCGAAAGATTTTTTGTATGGCATGACGGTGGCTATCCCGCTCGGCGCGATCTGGTTTATGTTTGTGATGCCTGCCACTCAGCAGAGCATGCTCCTGCTCTCGATCGCCATGGGGTTGATGGCTTTTGTAGCCGGTATTTTTATTCAACGCCGTCAAATCGGGACGCTGGGCGCTTTTGTCGGCACGCTGAACATCCTGGTGCTGGATAACCCCATGCGGTTTGAGGTCAACGCTTTTCTGGATAGCGCGCTGGGTCAGGTGATCGGTTGCTTTGTCGCGCTGCTAGTGATCTTACTGATCCGCGATAAATCTAAGGGGCGCACCGGACGTAAACTGCTTAACCGCTTTATGTATGCAGCCGTTTCGGCGCTCACCACTAACTCGGCGCGGCGTAAAGAAAACCATCTTCCGGCGCTCTACCAGCAACTGTTCCTGTTGCTGAATTTATTCCCCGGCGATCTCAATAAGTACCGATTAGCGCTAACGCTGATCATTGCACATCAGCGTTTACGCAGTGCGGAAATCCCAGTAAATGAAGACTTGTCGGCATGGCATAAACAATTGCGTCATACTGCCGACCGGGTTATTGCTTCACGTAGCGATGATAGGCGTCGCTATTACTATCAGCGGTTATTGAGTGAGTTCGAGACTTATCAGCAAAAGCTCCTGCACTACAATGCGCCAATGGCTGTTGCTGAGCCTGTGCATCGTTTGGTTGATGTGTTGACGCGTTATCAGAATACGCTAATTCAAATCTAA
- a CDS encoding barstar family protein: protein MKKESFDFDEIVDQAHFYRQFNERFTLTERAVFDLDSLWDVVTESLLPLPVEIEFINLGSGQKRRYGALILLFDEAEEELEGQFHFNVR from the coding sequence ATGAAAAAAGAGAGTTTCGATTTTGATGAGATAGTCGATCAGGCGCATTTTTATCGTCAATTTAATGAGCGGTTCACGTTGACGGAAAGGGCGGTGTTTGATTTGGATAGTCTATGGGATGTGGTAACCGAGTCATTATTACCGCTACCGGTGGAGATCGAGTTTATTAATTTGGGGTCGGGACAGAAACGCCGTTACGGCGCGCTGATTTTACTGTTTGACGAAGCTGAAGAGGAACTGGAGGGGCAATTCCACTTCAACGTTCGATAA